In Plectropomus leopardus isolate mb chromosome 17, YSFRI_Pleo_2.0, whole genome shotgun sequence, the DNA window GTGAAGTATCCAGTCAGACGAGTCTAACGTGAACTAGATCTCAGATGAAACTGCTGTGTTGTCCTGTGGATCACTTTCactttatctttgtctttctttttgtttctctgcactCATGCGAAATGACAGTACCCTTTTGGGATGTGACATAGAtaacggagaaaaaaaaaagataagattcACAATACATGTTAAATGTAGAAGAAATAATGAGGCCAATGAGGCCATAAAAAGCCAAATCATAACAATGTTTGTGTATGCGTACTTAAAAGCAAGTGTTGCATGcatatcatttttaaagtggcatgtgagctgattttgtcatctGGAGGGCATGATGGATGATGTGATACCTGTTTGATATGCCTTTGTTAgtgaccaacaaacaacaaaaatggttgTGCCGTTGGAAGTTATCATTGTGTTTACACTGGCTATTTAGCCACCAagcatgggtgttttgtagtgtccttttattgtttttccagcagctttttaggcacagCAAAGCGGTGTTTTTCACCGAGACATGTCTGCATTTCCTGCAGGATAGTGGcataaaaatggttgtttttcacAGAGACCTTGCTGCGTTTGCTGCAGCATGGTGGCATaaaagtgtttgcttttttaccAAGACACTGGTGCTTTTCCTGCAGAGACAGTGGCTTGAAAAgctgttcttgtttgttttttccccaggCAGTAAAGTGGCAACGTTGGAATTTGTTTGGACGTTAACATTATGACATTTGTacatgttacattacattacattaaattacGTTATTGTACAACAAGATAACGTTGGCATGAGATGTCTGGGAAACAAActggattttggttacttaacaGTACAACttgaaaccaacaaaataaTAGCTTTGTCCATCGTCAGTATTCTACATCAGATTAACATTGGTCATAGACTCTGTGCTAATATTGAATTGTGGTCATTGatgtcacaacctaaattcagcCAAATTTAGGTGTCTAATGATGTTGGTGACTAGCTAGGATAGCCTGAGTAATATTTTATCTTGagctattaaccctttgaaacctgaacaacctggcttaatttctgtcaaaaacactaGATTGAGAGATagagattaaaaacaagttttaaaatatatataataataattataaaatgtttcTGGTCATTTATCCCTAATTTTACTTATTATAAACTAAAAATACTTTATCTCTCTTCCTGTAtctcttttaaaaactaattttcagccCATTCTTATGAACTATCTcctattttcttgcaaattgtggtgcatttttatgccaagttgctcattgccttttccccccatgttttcaaataaaatcaaaccaatttgttcaggttttaaaggtttaaatgcatgtgaaagtcatctgaacgcagcacaagaaaactgatgtgcaggtttcaaagggttaaataataaaCCTACATACCAGCCTGTattatgtgaaaatgaaaaaagtaatatgtttaatgttttgctGATGCAGTAACTATAACAACGttaacataatattttttaatataattttgtttatttttatatgtatatttattttattctctggAAGTCCCCCTAACTTATTAAAATGTTCTGTCAACACCATAACTGACAGCCTTAAATGTATTTCCTGTTGTGAAAGGGACAAAATACCCCAAACTCCTTCCCTAACCCTTTGGAGTTTCCCGTGCATTTTACTGGCAGCACACTCTGCATCATGATTTGCATAGTTAGTCCCTGTTTATGTTCGGAGAGACTCTACAGAATGACTGCAGAGTGACGAACTCAAGTTGGCAGTTTCTTTTTTGCTCCAGCCGGCTGAGTTGCTCAACCAGTCTCTCAataacatgtcagattttgaaatATAACCTCTTGTTCAGTCAGTATTATGCTGCAGTTTGTATAGTTTAAGAATTTCAGTCTCTTGCAACACTTGAATTGAATTGCagatttctctttgtttctctaaTTTCACCATCTTTCATCCAAATTTGAGTTTATATTGACTCTAAATATCACAAATAATAACTGATCAAAACTACATATAAGGGTTTTAAGATATATGCttaattttattcaatttctctgttttaaatcTGAATTATGAATTTCAACATGTCTAGTATAGTACTTTGGTTTATTACTTAATACCTGCAACtgtactttttcattttcagttgatCTTACTTTCTTAGTCAATCAGTCAGttgtttgataaataaaatgttaaaaaaaaaaagtcgatcagtgtttcccaaagcccattATGACGTGCAcgaatgtcttgttttgtccacaacccaaagatattcagttaactgtaatagaggagtaaagaaacctgGAAGTGTTCACAATTAAGATGTTGCAATtagagaattttgacttttatttcttaaaaattactCAAGCCGAtacaatatgatatgatacgatacaatTTTATTGTCGGTTTacacttaaatacattttgagttcATACACAAATTagacataaaaatgcacaaacaacataaacccattaaaaacacaccaagTAGTCATGGCCAACGAAAACATCAAATAATATCCTCAgactgaattattattaattagcaGCTCACTGTTGAGTTAGAACAGTGAGttgtattttaaacatttgctttGCGTGTAAATTCCTTATCTAAAGATATAACTAATTGCTCTGTCTGTAAGATAACTATAGAGGTGAAATTTAGTAGAATAAAGTACTGtaatataaaatgcaaatactcaaGAAAGGCATAAGTATCTCAAAATTATatgtaaagaaatacttcacctaCAAAGCGTtcatttgtatataaattaGTCATGCCgtgttaaatttgtgaagaaaaccttttcttacagaaaacataaaaaatattgatttattgattgattacaGAAAAGTGAaactatcaaaacatctgtttccaAACTCTCtaacaacttgtgcagtataatgcaagtttcatttatttagtcGTTTGCTCAGTGCTTtcaaaacacatacatttttccttacatgttaatatttaaagcttaaagtgaaacttatctatgcgctcttcaaagccagactccaatactagattttgggggggggggtttagcAAAAATTGAGATTTTGGTGTTAAACTTGTTAATCTCGGCCCCCAGTCAGTTGATAAATCAATACGTTTGCTTGACCAGCTGTTTTACAAATGGGCACTAAGAGGGTGAAGTAAAGCAGTTACTTTTCATTTGTTAGTTGTTCTGACTTTGCAGCGAAACCTTTTAACctcaaaaatatctaaataaaaagATTTCTTAGTGTTCTTCAACCTGCAGCCACAGaactctcctcctctttaaaTTCTTGTAAAACTTGTTTGTCTTCAGTCTGAACTCGGGAAGTCCCGTTGCGTCACCACACCTTTATAAGACCAACTGTCCTGCTGCAGACGTTGAATATCTGAGTGCTGGCATCGCATGTAAACATTCACCATGATGGACCTGTTCACTTTTGAGAGGGAGAACCGCGAGCGTATCCAGGCAGTGGAGAACTCATTCGGCCCAGCAGGGGGAGCTCTGTCCAAACCGGGTCGGGTTCTGATGGGTCAGGGCCGTCTGGTAAAGCAGGGTCGTCGGAAACCTCAGCCGAAAGATTTCTTCCTCTTCAATGACGTCTTGGTGTACGGCAGCATCATCCTGAATGGACGCTGGcacaaaaatcagaaaatcatCCCTCTAGGTAAGAAACTCACCTGTTTCTACTGCAGCTGAACATTTGATCAGTCAGACAGGAATGAGAGGAGATAACGATCAGCTTCATGCAAGCTACGTGACCTAGTATTTGGTGTTTCCTTATATGACTTTGCATTCATTTGCTGGAGTTTTCAAATAACAGTTACAGAGATAGAATGTAatttaaattgactttttactgctgcaaaaaacaatttcaaaaaatcacatggttttatcaaaatgtttatCCTAAAAGAACAGCTGATACTTCTACTTGTAGAATATACCAATCCATTTCTTGAAATTCAagttacttttgtttgtttagtgcagttttttttctgtaagcaTCTTAAAATTCCATTGCATTACTTGAGCTGCAGTAATGATGGATATCTCAAACCCTCAGCCTATAAAGCCAGAACAATCACCGTTCCCATTCCTAACTTTTCGGATGCCgccgcttggtcagtgatttcagtgtcaGACACTGAGCCAAAACACCCCCCTCCTGCTGGTATGTTACAGTCTGTCTTAGTTTGTAACTTCGCCGGATGGCCCCTGTCGTGTCGGTATAACATGCCCCCTAACAGTATTCAGTTTGGCTGGGTTTTCATTACATGGTTCAAGTGACCCAATTCCGTTTTTTTCTCACGTGGCACAGATCAGATTTATATCATGAACGtgtaagcagaaaaaaagcgaAGGAAATCACAAATTCTTTCAGGCCTCATTcatatgtgaaaataaatcaagtATGATTTGGATATCTGCAAATGAGTCTGTTCACTAAGCAGACAGGTTGGATATTCCTTGGCATTGTGAGTCATGCTTAACTGAAAATGAGAAGATGGCacattttgatgacataattACATGTGCTTGGAAAgcggaaaaaaaacagtggaggGCAAGGGCTCAAGCCAGTGGTCAAATGCAGAGGATACCTGTAGTTTCAGCCTTTGGTGCAAACAAAATGTTCAATACAGGGTATTGAACTAAAATGTTTATAagaatatttcagtttttgttaatGTGTGCACGTTGTTTTAAGTGTAAGCAAAGTTTAAGCATGTGCAAATGCAGATATCGGATTTGAGTGGCTTTTAAGAATAGATGTAAGCAGGTGGTAAAAAAATCGGGTATAACCAAAAAAATGGAATTGGGCATCAAGACTTGTAGTGTAAATCTAGCTGTTGAAATTTTACTGATAacaatataaggagctggaaagtccccATTGCGTTGATGGGAGGGGCAGCggattggtccaacaaaccctggactttcacccaggagcaaATTTGTGAATGGCTCGCCTCACTTTGCCTCTGatggcttaccctgacattttTACCCTCACCCCAACCAATCCAACCAACCGAGGCAATGAGAACAAGCCAGTCATGAGGAGAGTGGGGCAGGTCATTCCTTGGCAGTCCTAGGATTCACaaatttattttgagaaagacTGTATCCATCCCGCTGTCTCGGAAGGAGGATACCTAGcccataatatgtagacgtaaACGGCACTGACCAAGCAGTGATATTTGACTTGTTGGGATGATCTTTAATGCTTTATATCACAAGAGGCAAGTCAGaacttatgatttttttgaatttatCTGCATTTTACTACAATTTATGCCTGTAGACTTGTTCAGAAATAGAAAGTACTGAAGCAAAAAAGTTTGAGTTGAACATACCATAGTGTccatttgggtgtttttggattgTTGCAAATATATCATCTTcactatcttttttttcagagggcATTCAACTGGAGGACGTAGAGGACAGTGACAGACTGAGAAACCAGTGGCTGATCCGCACACAATGCAAGTCCTTTTTTGTGTCCGCCTCTTCTTACGAAGAGAAGCGAGCCTGGATCGACCACATCGAAGAGTGCCGGTCAAACCTGACGCAGGGCGGCAGCAGCCAACCCGGTGTCAGCTTTGCTGTCACCTGGATCCCCGACCAGGCCGCCTTCAAATGCATGCGCTGCTTCAAAAAGTTCACTCCCACCAAACGTCGACACCACTGCCGAAAATGTGGCTTTTTGGTCTGTAATTCGTGCTCTAAGGAGCGAGCGGTGATCGACCACATCCACCCCACCAAGCAGTTGAGGGTCTGCACCTACTGCCACAAGAGGACTGACGACGATGAGAAGTCTCGCGTGAGAGGAGACAGCACCGGAAAGAACAGCTCAGAGGAGGACTGTGACGCAGCATCCAGTgatgaagagggagaggaggtcaAGCAGATATACACTTCCAGCAGCTGGCTGGACTCGCGGATGGGCACCTGGGGACACATGGGCTACGTTTACCCGAGACCAATGAGTCAGCGGCCGCAGTCTCAGGACTGCTACAGTGTCTCAGAAGAAAATGATGTTCACCATCTCTGAGCATCAAAGACACAAAGCTGATCCAGTTAAACTTAACACAAGCGGGTTAGAGGTCAACCTagaaaatccttaaaaaagAGATCGTATATAATATTTGCACCTACTTACTACTTAATATCTGCACTTTTTACACCTTTTTTGATGATGGAAACACTTGGACTCATAAAGCACTTTTATCTTACAGTGTAATTTTTTGTGTAAGAGGATGATAAGAAGAACCGTTTATTTAGGCTTTGGTGTGTGTCACTGTTTACacgtaaaaaagaaacattgcacTCAGTATCTGcactaacatttttaaaaaatcttaaaaacaataaagcacTGAAACAGGTCAGAGatctgtgtcttttttgacaaatttggtTATTGAGAGCCATGTTGGATGCACCAATCTTAGTTTTTTTGACAACTCTGATACATTTATCTTCTTCTATTCATCATTCACTGTTGGGATTATTGTTTTGGAGCCCCCATGTGTTATCAAATAAGTAATTAATTTTGACACTAAtatcacataaataaatatgaaaaatatttaaatgcaaaaaaaataaaataatctgcaaaacaataataattcattGGATTTATATAGCGCCTTACAAGAACTCAAGGTTGCTTAACTTTGATAATGATatccattaaaatgtatttcagtcATTGAAGTTTatgatgaaataacattttacaatAACTAGTTGAGTTTTATAATTAAGTAAttagttgcaacaacttcacaaaattaagtgaaTATGACTAAACTTAAATGACCTTGATAATTGGATATTAAGtacacataaattaagactaggAGTTATATTTcgttacatttttcaaggcaattacTTTCCAagaattttcaaattaaagtcGACTTGTCAGATATTACAGTGTACTGCAGAAGGTTTGACtttttctgtggtttatttCCTTAAGTTGAAGGCCTTTAGAAGACATGctaatgttttcacagatttgtGGCAAACCTGTGCGACAGCATGTGTTTTTGCGAGGTAGAGAGAAGATAAGGTGCTTTTTCGGGGAGTGGATTTGTCAGTAATAGAGAGGAGGGTTTGGTGGGTgtatacagtaaaaatgtcagtgttctGCTCATGAGAAATACTTGTGTGTAATCTCTTGTCGAATATGTCAAACCAACAAACTGTGATTGATACGTTTTCCTTGAAATGAGGTCAGTGTCCGCAGTCCCTCGTCACTGCTTCTGCTCTTAAGTCTAAGGCTGGTGCATGTATATAGCACACAACATCTTAGTCGTTATTTCTGACGTTTATAAACAGCTGTAACAAAGCTGAGTCCTTTCTAGTCATGGGCGGGTCATTTCCCTGAATGTAGTGTCAAACTGGTTCGACTTCTCCACACATGGAACGAGGAAATGTGGCCCATTTCCTGCAAATGACACCTGTGATGCACAGTGCATTTATCACACACTTCATCAACCCTGTCATTAATGGAAGTGCTTTAGCTGCAGAACGGACTCTGTGGTTATTATTTGGTTCATTTAACAAAGttgtttcatgatttttgtgaaTTGCAGTGACAACAAATCAAgtgaaaaacaagtaaaataacaTAGAAACAGTCAAGGGAGACAAATAATGACACATACAGATGGTGAAGAAGATACCttacaaataaaatgagaaaattgatAATAAGTGTGAAAAATGTAGTTTGCGTAAGAACTCTCAGTTTATTATTTGGTTNTCATTTAACAAAGttgtttcatgatttttgtgaaTTGCAGTGACAACAAATCAAgtgaaaaacaagtaaaataacaTAGAAACAGTCAAGGGAGACAAATAATGACACATACAGATGGTGAAGAAGATACCTNNNNNNNNNNNNNNNNNNNNNNNNNNNNNNNNNNNNNNNNNNNNNNNNNNNNNNNNNNNNNNNNNNNNNNNNNNNNNNNNNNNNNNNNNNNNNNNNNNNNNNNNNNNNNNNNNNNNNNNNNNNNNNNNNNNNNNNNNNNNNNNNNNNNNNNNNN includes these proteins:
- the LOC121957063 gene encoding pleckstrin homology domain-containing family F member 2-like, producing the protein MMDLFTFERENRERIQAVENSFGPAGGALSKPGRVLMGQGRLVKQGRRKPQPKDFFLFNDVLVYGSIILNGRWHKNQKIIPLEGIQLEDVEDSDRLRNQWLIRTQCKSFFVSASSYEEKRAWIDHIEECRSNLTQGGSSQPGVSFAVTWIPDQAAFKCMRCFKKFTPTKRRHHCRKCGFLVCNSCSKERAVIDHIHPTKQLRVCTYCHKRTDDDEKSRVRGDSTGKNSSEEDCDAASSDEEGEEVKQIYTSSSWLDSRMGTWGHMGYVYPRPMSQRPQSQDCYSVSEENDVHHL